The genomic stretch CCAAGGCCAGCCCCGCAGGCGGGTCGACGATGACCGCCGCCGGGGAGCAAGAGGGAAGGTCACGCGGTGATATGTCAGCGCCCCTTCTCGAGTCCATCCGAGCAGGGGCGCTTTTTTCGCGCCCCACCGACGTACCCCAGGTCAGGAGGCGCAGTCATGGCGCACAAATTCGAGACGTTGCAGGTTCACGCCGGGCAGAAGCCCGACCCCACCACGGGCGCGCAGCAGACCCCCATCTACCCCACGAACAGTTACGTGTTCCAGTCGCCGGAGCACGCCGCGGACCTGTTCGGCCTGCGGCAGTTCGGGAACATCTACAGCCGGATCATGAACCCCACGAACGCCGTGTTCGAGGAGCGCGTTGCGGCGCTGGAGGGGGGCGTGGGTGCGCTGGCGGTCGCCAGTGGGCACGCCGCGCAGTTCCTGGCGATCACGAACGTCGCGCAGGCGGGGGACAACATCGTGTCCAGCCCGAACCTGTACGGCGGGACCGTGAACCAGTTCCGCGTGACCCTCAGGCGCCTGGGCATCGAGGTGCGCTTCACCAGCCGCGACGAGCGGCCCGAGGAGTTCGCCGCGCTGATCGACGACCGCACGCGCGCCGTGTACCTGGAGACCATCGGGAACCCCGCGCTGAACATCCCGGACTTCGAGGCGATCGCGGCCGCCGCGCACGCGCAGGGCGTCGCGGTGATCGTGGACAACACCTTCGGCGCCGGTGGGTACTACTGCCAGCCCCTCAGGCACGGCGCGGACGTGGTGCTGCACTCGGCGAGCAAGTGGATCGGCGGGCACGGGAACGGCATCGGCGGCGTGATCGTGGACGGCGGGAACTTCGACTGGGGCAACGGCCGGTACCCTTTGATGACGGAGCCGAGCCCCAGCTACCATGGCCTGAACTTCTGGGAGACGTTCGGCACGGGCAACTCGCTGGGCCTGCCGAACGTGGCGTTCATCATCCGCGCCCGCACCGAGGGCCTGCGCGACCTGGGCCCCACGCTGGCGCCGCAGCAGGCGTGGCAGTTCCTGCAGGGCCTGGAAACCCTGAGCCTGCGCGCCGAACGGCACGCGCACAACGCCCTGACGCTGGCGTCCTGGCTGGCCGTGCACCCGGACGTGGCCCGCGTCACCTACCCCAGCCTGAGTAACCACCCGCATTATGACCGCGCGCAGCACTACCTGCCGCGCGGTGGAGGCGCGGTGCTGACCTTCGAACTGCGCGGTGGGCGCGCGGCGGGCGAGGCGTTCATCCGCTCGGTCGCGCTGGCGCAGCACGTGGCGAACGTGGGCGACACCCGCACGCTGGTCATTCACCCGGCCAGCACCACGCACAGCCAGCTGGAGGAGGCCGCGCAGCGCGCCGCCGGGGTCACGCCCGGACTGGTGCGCGTGTCGGTGGGCATCGAGCACATCGACGACATCCGCGAGGACTTCGCGCAGGCGCTGGCTGCCGCGCTGGTCGAGGCGGGCGAAACGGTGGGAGAGGACGCGTGACCGCCCTGACGCACCCCGCCCCTACCCCCTTCCCGCTGACTTCGCCAGACGACACGCCCGACCGATGTCAGGAGGCAGAGCGTCCCCGCCTGCGGGTCGCGCGGCTGTTCTGCACGCAGCCTCTGCTGCTCGACTGTGGCCTGCCTGTCAGTGACGTGCGCCTCGCGTACCACACCTACGGGACGCCGCAGGAGACCGCCACGCTGGTCCTGCACGCCCTGACCGGCACGAGCGCCGTGCACGAGTGGTGGCCGGACTTCCTGGGAGGAGGGAAACCCCTGGATCCCACGCGGGATTACGTGATCTGCGCGAACGTGCTGGGCGGGTGCGCGGGCAGCAGCGGGCCCGCCGACCTGCCCACCCTGAATGGCCAGGACGCCCCGCTGACCCTGCGCGACATGGCCCGCGCGGGCCGCGCCCTGCTGGACCACCTGGGTGTGAAGCGCGTGCGGATCGTGGGCGGCAGCATGGGCGGCATGCTCGCGTACGCGTGGCTGCTCGAATGTCCGGACCTCGTGGAACGCGCCGTGATCATCGGGGCGCCCGCGCGGCACTCGCCGTGGGCCATCGGGCTGAACACCGCCGCCCGCAGCGCCATCCGCGCCGCGCCCGGCGGGGAAGGGCTGAAGGTCGCGCGGCAGATCGCCATGCTCTCCTACCGCAGCCCCGAGAGTTTCGCCGCCACGCAGGCCGGGCAGCGCGCCCCGGGCGTTCCCGCCATCACGTCCTACCTGCACCATCAGGGCGAGAAGCTCCAGGCGCGTTTCTGCGAACG from Deinococcus soli (ex Cha et al. 2016) encodes the following:
- a CDS encoding O-acetylhomoserine aminocarboxypropyltransferase/cysteine synthase family protein, with translation MAHKFETLQVHAGQKPDPTTGAQQTPIYPTNSYVFQSPEHAADLFGLRQFGNIYSRIMNPTNAVFEERVAALEGGVGALAVASGHAAQFLAITNVAQAGDNIVSSPNLYGGTVNQFRVTLRRLGIEVRFTSRDERPEEFAALIDDRTRAVYLETIGNPALNIPDFEAIAAAAHAQGVAVIVDNTFGAGGYYCQPLRHGADVVLHSASKWIGGHGNGIGGVIVDGGNFDWGNGRYPLMTEPSPSYHGLNFWETFGTGNSLGLPNVAFIIRARTEGLRDLGPTLAPQQAWQFLQGLETLSLRAERHAHNALTLASWLAVHPDVARVTYPSLSNHPHYDRAQHYLPRGGGAVLTFELRGGRAAGEAFIRSVALAQHVANVGDTRTLVIHPASTTHSQLEEAAQRAAGVTPGLVRVSVGIEHIDDIREDFAQALAAALVEAGETVGEDA
- a CDS encoding homoserine O-acetyltransferase family protein is translated as MTALTHPAPTPFPLTSPDDTPDRCQEAERPRLRVARLFCTQPLLLDCGLPVSDVRLAYHTYGTPQETATLVLHALTGTSAVHEWWPDFLGGGKPLDPTRDYVICANVLGGCAGSSGPADLPTLNGQDAPLTLRDMARAGRALLDHLGVKRVRIVGGSMGGMLAYAWLLECPDLVERAVIIGAPARHSPWAIGLNTAARSAIRAAPGGEGLKVARQIAMLSYRSPESFAATQAGQRAPGVPAITSYLHHQGEKLQARFCERTYVALTGAMDAFQPSDAELRTIRTPVLAVGISSDQLYPAAEVQASAALLPHARYVELNSIHGHDAFLMDAGDLPGQVRDFLHD